A single window of Drosophila suzukii chromosome 3, CBGP_Dsuzu_IsoJpt1.0, whole genome shotgun sequence DNA harbors:
- the Polr1H gene encoding DNA-directed RNA polymerase I subunit RPA12, protein MDAFNNCPGFCPSCGSILPELQVKGNVTCHNCKEEFQADVYSGEKSEFTIHFNTYDAKKLLNRTKQESESEADGPVVERKCPKCNHDKMSYATLQLRSADEGQTVFFTCLKCKFKESENS, encoded by the exons atggatGCTTTTAACAATTGCCCGGGATTCTGTCCCTCCTGCGGCTCCATTCTTCCCGAGCTGCAAGTCAAGGGCAATGTGACTTGCCACAATTGCAAAGAGGAGTTTCAGGCGGATG TTTACAGCGGCGAGAAATCTGAGTTTACTATTCATTTTAACACATACGATGCCAAGAAGTTGTTGAACAGAACCAAACAGGAGTCGGAATCGGAGGCTGATGGACCCGTCGTGGAGAGAAAGTGTCCCAAGTGCAACCACGATAAGATGTCCTATGCCACCCTGCAACTCCGATCGGCGGACGAAGGACAGACGGTCTTCTTCACCTGCCTCAAGTGCAA ATTCAAAGAATCGGAAAACTCCTAG